The proteins below come from a single Ictalurus punctatus breed USDA103 chromosome 29, Coco_2.0, whole genome shotgun sequence genomic window:
- the ccdc86 gene encoding coiled-coil domain-containing protein 86 produces MSTNQESQLQPSACAPVPTQTLGRAMIPLGKPKSGRVWKDRNKQRFSALLRDKPLRSSWQKKMEAKREKEMVKQYHQQLKDVKAREKEEKRKRREENLKRREENEKKAEIVQVIRNTAKLKRMKKKQLRKIEKRDTLSVLQKTPPTVRKAPKGE; encoded by the exons ATGTCGACCAATCAGGAGAGCCAGCTTCAGCCCAGTGCATGCGCTCCGGTACCGACCCAGACCCTGGGAAGAGCCATGATCCCGCTGGGAAAACCCAAATCCGGCCGAGTGTGGAAAGATCGCAACAAACAGAg GTTCTCTGCTCTGTTGCGTGATAAACCTCTGCGCAGCTCCTGGCAGAAGAAGATGGAGGCCAAGAGGGAGAAGGAGATGGTGAAGCAGTACCACCAACAGCTCAAAGATGTGAAGGCcagagagaaggag gagaagaggaagagacgGGAAGAAAATCTGAAGAGACGAGAGGAAAATGAGAAGAAAGCAGAGATTGTTCAAGTG aTACGTAACACGGCCAAACTGAAACGCATGAAGAAGAAGCAGCTGAGGAAGATAGAGAAGCGAGATACTCTGTCTGTGCTGCAGAAAACTCCTCCCACCGTCAGAAAAGCACCCAAAGGAGAATAA